ACAAGATGGGTAAGACGGGCAGCTTGTGAACGCGCCGTTTGAATGCGATGTCAGACACCGTCCGCCGCCGCGACGTCACGCCTCGCACTGCGGCCATGGCAAGGAGTCTGCATGGAGCGCGTCAGCCTCACGCCGATCACCCAGAGTGATCTGGATCGACCCGATTCCCGCTGGTGGATGCACCTGATCCCGCCCGTCCGACGGGTGCCGGCCTTCACCGCGTTCTGCCTCGCCGCGACGGGGCTGCTGCTCGTCCGCGTGAGTCGCTGGGTCGTCAGCCGTGGCTGGCCGATTCTCGCGACGCCGATGTTCGACCGCGGTGCGGGCGCGATGCCGCTGGGCCGGGTGACGTCGAGGTCGCTTCGGCAGACGCTGTGGGTTCTGCCGGGACTCTTCGTCGTCGCGACGGTGCTCACCTGGCACGCCGCCAAGCCCGCACTGCCGCCGCTCGAGGCGTCCCTCGGCCTGCCCGCGGGCGTGTACGCCGAACGGGTCACCCTCACCGCCGATGACGGCCGCGAGCTGGTCGGCATCTGGATCCCGCCGTCGGACATCATCCGTGACGAGATCAGCAAAGCCGCCCCTGCCGTCGTGCTCGTCCACGACGTCGGCCACGACGAACGCCAGATGCTGCCGCTGGTCGCGCGTCTGCACGAACAGGGCTTCGGGGTCCTGGCGATTCGGCTGCGCAATGCCGCCGAAGAGCATGCCTCGCCGACGACGTTCGGCGTGAAGGAGTCGCTCGACGTCGCGGCGGCCGTCGAGCACGTTCGGCATCGTCCGCTCGTCGACGCCGACCGCATCGCCGCGTGGGGCGTCGGCTACGGAGCCAACGCGCTCCGCGACGCCCAGCTCGCGTCGCCGATCGCTTTGGCGGTGCTGGAGGATGCGGTCGACACGTCCCGTTCGGCCGATGAGCGCATCGTGCCCGAGGGCCGACGGTTCGACGTGCTGCGTCCGGTGTGCCGCTGGATGCTCGCCATCGGCTACGACGCCGCCCCGCGACCGAAAGCGACGCCCGCATTGCGCGTCGTCGACATCGATCGACACGTCGATGGCTACCGACTGGTCGAGCAGCAGTTCAGCAACAAGCTCGGTATCGCGCGGCTCCGTTAGAGAAGTCTGCCCAGACCGCGAAAGCTAACCATTTCTCGCGTTTCGCGGTGAGCGTCAGCGAGCCTTCGGTCAGCGCGGACAGAGGCTCGCTGGCGCTCACCGCTAAGCGAACTGATGCGAGATCTATTCGCTTCTCACCGAGTGGCGTTGCGCAACGACGTGACGATGTCGCGTCAGAACGAGGGCACGACGTTGTCACGTCGTGGCACGGGACGCTTCATCCAACGTGGATCCGCGCCCATCGCGTTGCGACGTGATTCGTTAAACTTTCACGAGTTCGCTCGGAGGAACGAGACCATCTGGCTCGCGGTGCTGTACTGGATCGAGTCGACGACTTCGCCGTTGGCATCGATGACGACGATCGTCGGAATGGTCGCGACCGCGTATTGGCGTGCGAGGTCTTCGTGATCATCGATGTTGACGTACACCGCGTCGAACGCCTTGATGGCCTCCTCGACGGTGTCATCGGGCCACGTCTCGCGCTTCATCGTCTGGCACGGGCCGCACCAGTCGGCGGTGAAGTAGAGCAGCCGCGGCCGCTCGGCCGACGCGTCGGCGAGGCTCGTCTTCCACGCGATGTCCGCCGGACCGGGATCGCCGGAACTGCGGTTGACGATCCAGAGGATCGCTACAACACCGATCGCGATAGCGGCAACTTTGATGGCTTCCCGCATGCCCAATGGTA
The Planctomycetota bacterium genome window above contains:
- a CDS encoding thioredoxin family protein, giving the protein MREAIKVAAIAIGVVAILWIVNRSSGDPGPADIAWKTSLADASAERPRLLYFTADWCGPCQTMKRETWPDDTVEEAIKAFDAVYVNIDDHEDLARQYAVATIPTIVVIDANGEVVDSIQYSTASQMVSFLRANS